The sequence TGTATCTTGCGGAGCCAAGATGTGAAGTTGATGGCCAATCTATCGCCTTAGCAGCAGGTGCTTCGGACATTTTAAAGCATCTGGTGAAAGTGGACTCCTTACAAGAGGCGATTGCCGATTGTAGCTTGGTGATTGCGACCAGTGCTCGTAGCCGTACTTTAGACTGGCCCATGCTCGAACCTCGCGAGGCGGGACAAAAGTTGGTTACAGAAGGGATAACTGGGCCAGTTGCTATTGTGTTTGGCCGTGAAAATCATGGGTTAACCAATGAAGAATTGCAGCAGTGTACTTATCATGTTGCGATCCCTGCCAACCCAGAATACAGCTCATTAAACTTGGCGCAGGCTGTGCAAATCATTTGTTACGAGACGCGGGTAGCGCATTTGGCTCAAATGGAAGCACCGCAAGCGGTTGAAGAATATCCCCTATCTGCCGATCTCGAGCGTTTCT comes from Shewanella oneidensis MR-1 and encodes:
- the trmJ gene encoding tRNA (cytosine(32)/uridine(32)-2'-O)-methyltransferase TrmJ, whose translation is MLSNIRVILVGTSHPGNIGSTARAMKTMGLSTLYLAEPRCEVDGQSIALAAGASDILKHLVKVDSLQEAIADCSLVIATSARSRTLDWPMLEPREAGQKLVTEGITGPVAIVFGRENHGLTNEELQQCTYHVAIPANPEYSSLNLAQAVQIICYETRVAHLAQMEAPQAVEEYPLSADLERFFVHLESTLSSTGFIIKNHPGQVMTKLRRMFSRARIESQEMNILRGILTSIDKVVGNKQK